In Amycolatopsis jiangsuensis, the following proteins share a genomic window:
- a CDS encoding response regulator transcription factor, protein MCADILLAEDDRKQADLVRLYLEREQHTVTTVPDGREALAHLRAHPPDLVILDIMLPGMTGLEVCRVLRRESALPVLMLTARSTEDDLIHGLDQGADDYLTKPYSPRELMARVRTLLRRTRAPGATGPLRVGGLVIDSVRHEVTVDGRRIETTPGEFRLLEVMAAHPYQVFTRGQLLERLHGFDRYITQRAIDMHVMNLRKKIEPSPRRPERLRTVYGVGYKLTAPDAP, encoded by the coding sequence ATGTGCGCCGACATCCTCCTGGCCGAGGACGACCGGAAGCAGGCCGATCTGGTCCGCCTCTACCTGGAACGGGAGCAGCACACCGTCACCACGGTCCCGGACGGTCGCGAGGCGCTCGCCCATCTCCGTGCCCATCCGCCGGACCTGGTCATTCTCGACATCATGCTGCCCGGCATGACCGGGCTGGAGGTCTGCCGCGTGCTCCGGCGCGAATCCGCCCTCCCGGTCCTCATGCTCACCGCGAGGTCCACTGAGGACGACCTCATCCACGGCTTGGACCAGGGAGCTGACGATTACCTCACCAAGCCCTACAGCCCGCGGGAGCTGATGGCCCGGGTCCGGACCCTGCTGCGCCGCACCCGGGCGCCGGGCGCGACGGGGCCGCTGCGCGTCGGTGGCCTGGTGATCGACTCGGTCCGGCACGAGGTCACGGTCGACGGCCGGCGCATCGAGACGACTCCGGGCGAATTCCGCCTCCTCGAGGTCATGGCCGCGCATCCGTACCAGGTCTTCACCCGCGGCCAGCTCCTGGAACGCCTGCACGGTTTCGACCGGTACATCACGCAGCGCGCCATCGACATGCACGTGATGAACCTCCGCAAGAAGATCGAGCCATCCCCGCGAAGGCCGGAGCGGCTGCGCACCGTCTACGGGGTCGGCTACAAGCTGACCGCTCCCGATGCGCCGTAG